The Panicum hallii strain FIL2 chromosome 9, PHallii_v3.1, whole genome shotgun sequence genome has a window encoding:
- the LOC112875527 gene encoding transcription factor bHLH18-like, giving the protein MATQWFSNMVMDEPSFFHQWQSDGLLEQYTEQQIAVAFGQGEVEVDQALAAALMPLQQPAAAAEHRPRKAAKVNTSWDSCITEQGSPADSSSPTILSFGGHAAAAAFAKAEAHQVPSAPYYGAPAKAPKQEVVDTGATAFHQERPAKRSYDAMVAEVAKVPAPATTRPASQNQDHIMAERKRREKLSQRFIALSKIVPGLKKMDKASVLGDAIKYVKQLQDQVKGLEDEARRRPVEAAVLVKKSQLSADDDDGSSCDENFVGTEAAGTLPEIEARVSDRTVLIRIHCENRKGVLIAALSEVERLGLTIMNTNVLPFTTSTLDITVMAMAGDDFCLSVKDIVKKLNQAFKSSF; this is encoded by the exons ATGGCGACTCAGTGGTTCTCCAACATG GTGATGGACGAGCCGAGCTTCTTCCACCAGTGGCAGTCGGACGGGCTGCTGGAGCAGTACACGGAGCAGCAGATCGCCGTGGCGTTCGGCCAGGGGGAGGTGGAGGTGGACCAAGccttggcggcggcgctgatgCCGCTGCAgcagcccgcggcggcggcggagcaccgCCCGCGCAAGGCGGCCAAGGTCAACACCAGCTGGGACTCGTGCATCACGGAGCAGGGATCCCCCGCGGACTCCTCATCCCCGACCATCCTCTCCTTCGGCGgccacgccgccgcggccgccttcGCCAAGGCCGAGGCGCACCAGGTGCCCAGCGCCCCCTACTACGGCGCGCCCGCGAAGGCGcccaagcaggaggtggtggaCACCGGCGCGACGGCGTTCCACCAGGAGCGCCCGGCCAAGCGGAGCTACGACGCCATGGTCGCCGAGGTCGCGAAGGTGCCAGCACCGGCCACCACCCGGCCGGCCTCCCAGAACCAGGACCACATCATGGCCGAGCGGAAGCGCCGCGAGAAGCTCAGCCAGCGCTTCATCGCCCTCTCCAAGATCGTCCCTGGCCTCAAGAAG ATGGACAAGGCGTCAGTGCTCGGCGACGCGATCAAGTATGTGAAGCAGCTGCAGGACCAGGTGAAGGGCCTGGAGGATGAGGCTCGCCGGCGGCcggtggaggcggcggtgctggtcAAGAAGTCCCAGCTGTctgccgacgacgacgacggctcGTCCTGCGACGAGAACTTCGTGGGCACCGAGGCTGCAGGCACACTGCCGGAGATCGAGGCCCGGGTGTCGGACCGCACGGTGCTGATCAGGATCCACTGCGAGAACCGCAAGGGCGTGCTCATCGCCGCGCTGTCCGAGGTCGagcgcctcggcctcaccatcATGAACACCAATGTGCTCCCCTTCACCACGTCCACCCTCGACATCACCGTCATGGCCATG GCTGGTGACGACTTCTGCTTGTCTGTCAAGGATATTGTCAAGAAGCTAAATCAAGCGTTCAAATCATCTTTCTGA